A DNA window from Chryseobacterium sp. MEBOG06 contains the following coding sequences:
- a CDS encoding TlpA family protein disulfide reductase encodes MERLKKWLRSNWSTAILMILFIILLVNKDAKAWLMRQVASTGILNSHISEPKEDHSGSGYTSYAGFILKNEDGTVTDVSDLKNKVVFINFWASWCPPCRAEFPSVQKLYEKYKSNPDIVFLTVNMDDKTELGKTYLLEKGFSVPFLVPASSIPDVLYNGSLPTTVVLDKKGEIRLHHTGVADYSTDSFYEQIDELLKQKL; translated from the coding sequence ATGGAACGACTGAAAAAATGGTTAAGAAGTAACTGGTCTACGGCAATCTTAATGATTCTGTTCATTATATTATTAGTAAATAAAGACGCTAAAGCATGGCTGATGAGACAGGTTGCTTCTACAGGAATTCTGAATTCCCATATTTCGGAACCAAAAGAAGATCATTCCGGATCAGGATATACGTCTTATGCAGGTTTTATACTGAAGAATGAAGATGGAACGGTCACTGATGTTTCTGATTTAAAAAATAAAGTGGTTTTTATCAATTTCTGGGCATCCTGGTGCCCTCCCTGCCGTGCAGAATTTCCTTCTGTTCAGAAACTCTATGAAAAATATAAAAGCAATCCGGATATAGTATTTCTTACTGTCAATATGGATGATAAGACAGAACTTGGAAAAACTTACTTACTGGAGAAAGGGTTTTCAGTTCCTTTTCTGGTCCCTGCTTCCAGTATTCCTGATGTACTCTATAACGGTTCATTGCCAACGACAGTTGTTCTTGATAAAAAAGGAGAGATTCGTCTTCACCATACCGGAGTGGCCGATTACAGTACAGACTCTTTTTATGAACAGATTGATGAGCTGTTGAAACAAAAATTATGA
- a CDS encoding SMI1/KNR4 family protein: MSLFKILTIEDVESEMLAGKIAVQNFPKTMAFPLSEWYVKLVTQIKTIEISSEAILYSSIEAITENKEFELPHYWCFAGNGQGDRWFLNSGNQVFFYDHDYDEKLEPMNINFEQWLQMAFVIQQLDHYFEEYEDIPKPVKQEFYDTLNTIHIKLSEIYPFTF, encoded by the coding sequence ATGAGTTTGTTTAAAATATTAACCATTGAAGACGTAGAATCCGAAATGCTGGCTGGTAAAATAGCTGTACAGAACTTTCCGAAAACAATGGCGTTTCCTCTTTCAGAATGGTACGTAAAATTAGTTACCCAGATTAAAACAATAGAAATCTCTTCCGAAGCCATCTTATACAGTTCCATAGAGGCCATTACTGAAAATAAAGAATTTGAATTACCTCACTACTGGTGCTTTGCCGGCAACGGACAGGGGGACCGGTGGTTCCTGAATTCCGGAAATCAGGTTTTTTTCTACGATCATGATTATGATGAAAAACTTGAACCGATGAATATTAACTTTGAACAGTGGCTCCAAATGGCATTTGTTATTCAACAGTTGGACCATTATTTTGAAGAATATGAAGATATCCCGAAACCTGTTAAACAGGAATTTTATGATACCTTGAATACCATTCATATAAAACTCAGTGAAATCTACCCATTTACATTTTAA